A single Stutzerimonas stutzeri DNA region contains:
- a CDS encoding multidrug transporter, whose protein sequence is MLIGALLVATWVILLIRYPLRAVPISLGALLGLGLVAAWVIWQEQHEEHLLARLELRLAYAPGACPAAQPLRITLDNHSPKPLRNLRWEVAAYSPGSSLNLVTSNFDAPRYRGPGDLQPGERWESCAPAPPLRSGYRNSALEFRAERLQGSFAN, encoded by the coding sequence ATGCTGATCGGTGCCCTGCTGGTTGCCACCTGGGTGATACTGCTGATTCGCTATCCCCTTCGGGCCGTTCCGATTTCCCTTGGCGCGCTCCTGGGCCTGGGCCTGGTTGCCGCATGGGTGATCTGGCAAGAGCAACACGAGGAGCACCTGCTGGCTCGACTCGAGTTGCGCCTGGCGTACGCACCCGGCGCTTGCCCGGCCGCACAGCCTTTGCGCATCACGCTCGACAACCACAGCCCGAAACCCCTGCGCAATCTACGATGGGAGGTCGCGGCCTATTCCCCGGGCTCCAGCCTCAACCTGGTGACGTCGAACTTCGATGCGCCGCGATATCGCGGTCCCGGAGACTTGCAGCCCGGCGAACGCTGGGAATCCTGTGCGCCCGCACCGCCGCTACGCTCGGGGTACCGCAACAGTGCCCTCGAGTTTCGGGCCGAGCGGTTGCAAGGCAGCTTCGCCAACTGA
- a CDS encoding DUF721 domain-containing protein → MSLRPLPAKAPASLLREAKPLKALFGEARRLDRLQQLVESQLQPAAREYCRVASWREGTLLLIVTDGHWATRLRYQQRRLHRQLQGMEEFRNLSRIQFKVQPPQAPRHTPGPAPHLSVRAADNIQETARGITDPRLKAALERLAGHARPASGD, encoded by the coding sequence ATGTCGTTGCGCCCATTGCCAGCCAAAGCGCCCGCTTCGCTGCTGCGCGAGGCAAAGCCACTGAAGGCCCTGTTCGGCGAGGCAAGACGCCTGGATCGGCTGCAACAGCTGGTTGAAAGCCAATTGCAGCCGGCGGCGCGCGAATACTGCCGTGTCGCGTCCTGGCGCGAAGGCACTCTGTTGCTCATCGTCACGGATGGCCATTGGGCGACGCGCCTGCGCTACCAGCAACGGCGATTGCACCGTCAGTTGCAGGGCATGGAGGAATTTCGCAACCTGAGCCGGATCCAGTTCAAGGTACAGCCCCCGCAAGCGCCACGGCATACGCCCGGCCCGGCACCGCATTTGTCGGTACGCGCCGCGGACAATATCCAGGAAACGGCGCGCGGAATAACCGACCCCAGACTCAAGGCGGCGCTGGAGCGACTCGCCGGACACGCGCGCCCCGCCTCGGGCGACTGA